The Polyangiaceae bacterium genome window below encodes:
- a CDS encoding sigma-70 family RNA polymerase sigma factor, with translation MTHRPPTDPPDDPPKVQPSEDVRRMLASAFGLSRPEFDDLVKTMMAVVRKVGCPAHVHPLEVVHDAFIKALDKPISKRRSSTDREKFIGWMCELARYAALTNRGSKHRKLLGEELTDANIAAALSTPAHVPDVGMRKALQDALALLDAEDLALLHAHYVEDKTVQEIANEQNRRWSTVDSRLRRVRRLLRAAMQSTIVAFVVFVAKNAHAQGARLARHVSRLLPHATHAACAMTVAVVCGVVAPGNSTAMPVRQDIPSLVSLAPPETATTNAMAPPLPEEVAPVKPIGLDELGEQWSASTMKSTKFALCLQTTVVPFGFLLASAMTAGACAGTERQTPPPQEPEEEYDPGGYDPYDLACESATARGEDCLSKEEWCAQLGKRPARHGCK, from the coding sequence ATGACGCATCGACCACCGACCGATCCACCCGACGATCCGCCGAAGGTCCAGCCATCCGAGGATGTTCGCCGCATGCTTGCATCGGCGTTTGGTTTGTCGAGGCCAGAGTTCGACGACCTGGTGAAGACCATGATGGCCGTGGTGCGGAAAGTGGGTTGTCCTGCGCATGTTCATCCCTTGGAGGTCGTGCATGATGCATTCATCAAGGCCCTAGACAAACCCATTTCGAAGCGCCGGTCCAGCACTGACCGAGAAAAATTCATCGGATGGATGTGTGAGCTCGCGAGATATGCGGCTTTGACCAACCGCGGGTCCAAACATCGCAAGCTTTTAGGCGAAGAGCTCACCGATGCGAACATCGCCGCCGCGCTCTCCACGCCAGCCCATGTGCCCGACGTGGGTATGCGCAAAGCATTGCAAGACGCGTTGGCTCTGCTCGATGCCGAAGACCTGGCGCTCTTGCACGCCCATTACGTCGAAGACAAGACCGTCCAGGAGATTGCCAACGAACAGAACCGGCGTTGGTCGACGGTTGACTCGCGCCTTCGCCGGGTGCGGCGCCTGCTGCGCGCGGCCATGCAATCAACCATCGTCGCCTTCGTCGTATTCGTCGCAAAAAACGCCCACGCCCAAGGTGCGCGTTTGGCCCGGCACGTTTCGCGGTTGCTTCCGCATGCGACCCACGCGGCGTGCGCGATGACCGTCGCCGTGGTCTGCGGAGTCGTCGCGCCTGGGAATTCGACGGCTATGCCAGTACGTCAGGACATACCGTCGCTCGTGTCGTTGGCTCCGCCAGAGACAGCCACCACGAATGCTATGGCGCCGCCCTTGCCCGAGGAGGTTGCGCCCGTAAAACCGATTGGCCTTGACGAACTCGGCGAGCAGTGGTCTGCTTCGACCATGAAGTCGACCAAGTTTGCCCTTTGTCTCCAAACAACCGTCGTTCCCTTTGGTTTTCTCTTGGCGTCCGCCATGACCGCTGGCGCTTGCGCCGGGACGGAGCGCCAAACGCCTCCACCGCAAGAGCCAGAGGAGGAGTACGATCCAGGCGGGTATGATCCGTATGACCTGGCGTGTGAGAGTGCGACGGCCCGCGGCGAAGACTGTCTCTCGAAGGAAGAGTGGTGCGCACAGTTAGGGAAGCGCCCTGCGCGTCACGGCTGCAAGTGA
- a CDS encoding Uma2 family endonuclease: protein MTDEEWANLPEDEEGELVDGVLVEEEVPDWLHEVAVGWLIATLRSWAVPRGGLVGGSELKYVLRKGRGRKPDVSMILPGQKRPPLRGALRKPADVLIEVVSPRPRDVRRDRIEKLGEYAAFGARYYWLLDPTMRTFEIFELNAEGRYVRALGAEAGKLEPIPGCEGLVLDLDELWAEIDQWGAEAEEDDAERE from the coding sequence ATGACCGACGAGGAGTGGGCGAACCTGCCCGAGGACGAGGAGGGGGAGCTCGTCGACGGCGTGCTCGTGGAGGAAGAAGTGCCTGATTGGCTTCATGAAGTTGCTGTTGGCTGGCTCATCGCCACGCTTCGCTCGTGGGCGGTGCCTCGCGGGGGGTTGGTTGGAGGTTCCGAGCTCAAGTACGTTCTGCGCAAAGGACGCGGACGAAAGCCTGATGTGTCGATGATCCTGCCGGGGCAGAAGCGCCCACCGCTGCGGGGTGCCTTGCGAAAACCAGCCGACGTGTTGATCGAAGTCGTCTCGCCGCGTCCGCGCGACGTGCGTCGAGATCGTATCGAAAAGCTTGGAGAATATGCAGCGTTCGGAGCGCGTTATTATTGGCTGCTCGACCCGACGATGAGAACGTTCGAAATCTTCGAGCTCAATGCGGAAGGGCGGTATGTACGCGCCCTCGGGGCAGAGGCCGGCAAGCTCGAACCAATACCTGGTTGTGAAGGCCTGGTGCTCGACCTCGACGAGTTATGGGCAGAAATTGATCAATGGGGCGCAGAGGCAGAGGAGGACGACGCCGAACGTGAATGA
- a CDS encoding sigma-70 family RNA polymerase sigma factor, producing the protein MNQVEREQLHQAMVRLADGDRSAFDPVFVTIWPILRRFALRVMVSPADAEDAAQAALEKVLQRASEFDPSRDALAWVLGIAAYECRTLRQKHRRRKEEPSSLDELEPVLAGDGAPSPEDRVIARDLDAAVLEVLGTLRANDAETLQLLLADERLEGATFRKRVERAMRRLREAWRAKHGTD; encoded by the coding sequence ATGAACCAGGTCGAGCGCGAGCAATTGCACCAAGCGATGGTGCGTCTTGCCGATGGTGACAGGAGCGCCTTCGACCCTGTGTTCGTCACGATTTGGCCCATCCTCCGGCGCTTTGCCTTGCGCGTCATGGTGTCTCCTGCCGATGCCGAAGACGCCGCCCAAGCGGCGCTCGAAAAGGTCCTGCAAAGGGCATCCGAATTCGATCCGTCTCGGGATGCGCTCGCCTGGGTGCTAGGCATTGCCGCGTATGAATGCCGAACGCTTCGCCAGAAGCATCGACGGCGCAAGGAAGAACCGAGCAGCCTGGACGAGCTCGAGCCCGTGCTCGCAGGGGACGGCGCCCCATCGCCGGAAGACCGCGTGATTGCTCGGGATTTGGACGCCGCGGTGCTCGAGGTGCTCGGCACGCTGCGGGCGAACGATGCGGAAACCCTACAATTGTTGCTTGCGGACGAAAGACTGGAAGGCGCGACGTTTCGCAAACGTGTAGAAAGGGCCATGCGTCGGTTGCGCGAGGCATGGAGGGCCAAGCATGGAACGGACTGA